A part of Caretta caretta isolate rCarCar2 chromosome 1, rCarCar1.hap1, whole genome shotgun sequence genomic DNA contains:
- the CDC42EP1 gene encoding cdc42 effector protein 1 encodes MSLGKLPVLGWVSGSHGKRRLKSELTPDMISPPLGDFRHTMHVGRGGDVFGDTSFLSNHGGTETAKANNFFARTLRHVRRTPLRNRGSGGKAEASPAPPDISPIIKNAVSLPQLNEGTYGGSSPAGKFAFKSTPNNVSDTRYAYGLESGFCTIPRVPRSEKARESSFPAEAELQRSDSLLSFRLDLGPSLMSELLQVISFTEAMDSSVKWEEREEDRAVAGSQAASPLALHGEWVEAGVPRRSGTPYARCIEGSMAESLWGRSRQGASSPSGHLVHANGDAYALEHAEEGPAYAGSGHQSPAWGSAPAEEPGALPKDSLWQGHWNDCSMEAGEFHRAAQVLARHYSARGAHCSLEEEEGPRESPVVGSWRADESGWGHSEEEEEAALSAVQEGEAIAREGRSDSFEYADEEEEDDEVKV; translated from the exons ATGAGTCTTGGGAAGCTACCGGTGCTCGGCTGGGTATCGGGCTCCCACGGCAAACGCCGGTTGAAATCGGAGCTGACACCGGACATGATCAGCCCACCTCTGGGGGACTTCCGGCACACCATGCACGTGGGGCGCGGCGGGGACGTCTTCGGGGACACCTCTTTCCTCAGCAACCATGGCGGCACCGAGACGGCCAAAGCCAACAACTTCTTCGCCCGGACCCTGCGGCACGTGCGGAGGACGCCACTGAGGAACCGGGGCAGCGGGGGCAAAGCCGAAGCCTCACCCGCCCCCCCAGACATCTCGCCCATCATCAAGAACGCCGTGTCGCTGCCGCAGCTCAATGAGGGGACCTACGGGGGCAGCAGCCCGGCTGGAAAGTTCGCCTTCAAGAGCACTCCAAACAACGTGTCTGATACACGCTATGCTTACG GGCTGGAGTCCGGGTTCTGCACCATCCCACGTGTGCCACGCTCGGAGAAGGCCCGGGAGAGCTCCTTCCCCGCAGAAGCGGAGCTCCAGCGCTCGGACTCCCTACTGTCCTTTCGCCTGGACCTTGGGCCCTCCCTGATGAGCGAGCTCCTCCAGGTCATCAGCTTCACAGAAGCCATGGACAGCAGTGtcaagtgggaggagagggaggaagacaGAGCCGTGGCTGGCAGCCAGGCTGCGTCGCCCCTTGCCCTGCATGGCGAATGGGTTGAGGCCGGTGTCCCTCGGAGATCAGGGACACCCTATGCCAGGTGTATAGAGGGCAGCATGGCAGAAAGCCTCTGGGGCCgctccaggcagggggccagCTCCCCATCAGGACACTTGGTGCATGCCAATGGAGATGCTTATGCCCTAGAGCATGCCGAGGAGGGGCCTGCCTATGCTGGGAGCGGGCACCAGAGCCCTGCATGGGGCTCAGCACCCGCTGAGGAGCCGGGGGCGCTCCCAAAAGACAGCCTGTGGCAGGGGCACTGGAATGACTGCAGCATGGAGGCGGGAGAGTTTCACCGGGCTGCCCAGGTCCTGGCTCGCCACTACAGCGCGAGAGGTGCACATtgcagcctggaggaggaggagggtccCCGGGAGAGCCCAGTTGTCGGCTCGTGGCGGGCGGACGAGTCTGGGTGGGGTCacagtgaggaggaagaggaggccgCACTCTCAGCTGTGCAGGAAGGGGAGGCCATAGCTAGGGAGGGCCGCAGCGACTCCTTTGAGTATGCCgacgaggaggaagaggatgatgaAGTGAAGGTCTGA
- the LOC125628254 gene encoding uncharacterized protein LOC125628254 isoform X1, producing MQLDGTGLRELSQSAPLGPLWTALSTQMHWPGSQEKACELLNFNFLFGQHSKLQVTMQSSSAEVTMMESQNRKRAPAWTEREVWDLIAVWGEESVLSELRSSFRNAKTFVKISQGMKDRGHNRDPKQCRLKLKERRQAYQKTREANGRSGSEPQTCRFYDELHAILGGSATSTPAVLFDSFNGDGGNTEAGFGDEEDSSQQASGETSFPDSQELFLTLDLEPVPPEPTQGCLPDSPGGEGTSAACVSRITGSSPSQRLAKIRRRKKRTHDEMFSELMLSSHTDRAQTNAWRQTTSECRKAQNDREERWRAEESKWRPEERAEAERWRQHDERRQDSMLRLLEDQTYMLQHMVELQERQQEHRPLLQPLCNQPPSSPNSIASSPRRPRTRWGASGHPATPPQRIAQATEGWHSISFKVLNF from the exons atgcaattagacggtactggcctccgggagctatcccagagtgctccattgggaccgctctggacagcactctcaactcagatgcactggccaggtagtcaggaaaaggcctgcgaacttttgaatttcaatttcctgtttggtcagcatagcaagctgcaggtgaccatgcagagctcatcagcagaggtgaccatgatggagtcccagaatcgcaaaagagctccagcatggaccgaacgggaggtatgggatctgatcgctgtatggggagaggaatccgtgctatcagaactccgttccagttttcgaaatgccaaaacatttgtcaaaatctcccagggcatgaaggacagaggccataacagggacccgaagcagtgccgcttgaaactgaaggagcggaggcaagcctaccagaaaaccagagaggcaaacggccgctccgggtccgagccccagacatgccgcttctatgatgagctgcatgccattttagggggttcagccaccagtaccccagccgtgttgtttgactccttcaatggagatggaggcaacacggaagcaggttttggggacgaggaagatagttcacagcaagcaagcggagaaaccagttttcccgacagccaggaactgtttctcaccctggacctggagccagtcccccccgaacccacccaaggctgcctcccggactcgccaggtggagaagggacctctg ctgcatgtgtttcaaggatcacaggatcttctccttcccagaggctagcgaagattagaaggcgaaaaaaacgcactcacgatgaaatgttctctgagctcatgctgtcctcccacactgacagagcacagacgaatgcgtggaggcagacaacgtcagagtgcaggaaagcacaaaatgaccgggaggagaggtggcgggctgaagagagtaagtggcggcctgaagagagggctgaagctgaaaggtggcggcagcatgatgagaggaggcaggattcaatgctgaggctgctggaggatcaaacctacatgctccagcatatggttgagctgcaggaaaggcagcaggagcacagaccgctgcttcagcccctgtgtaaccaaccaccctcctccccaaattccatagcctcctcacccagacgcccaagaacgcggtggggggcctccggccatccagccactccaccccagaggattgcccaagcaacagaaggctggcattcaataagttttaaagttttaaacttttaa
- the LGALS2 gene encoding galectin-2, with amino-acid sequence MSEKFEIFNLDLKAGSTLKIKGKVSSDAENFAINLGKSTNELGLHFNPRFNESTIVCNSKCANCWQSEYRDSHLPFSRGSEVKFIISFLGDKFRVKLPDGHEVEFPNRHNYDKISYLGVKGGFKVISFKQD; translated from the exons ATGTCT GAGAAATTTGAAATCTTCAACCTGGACTTGAAAGCAGGGAGCACCCTGAAGATAAAGGGCAAGGTCTCCAGTGATGCTGAGAA CTTTGCGATTAACCTTGGCAAGAGCACTAATGAGCTGGGGCTGCACTTCAACCCTCGCTTCAATGAATCCACCATCGTCTGCAACTCCAAATGTGCCAACTGCTGGCAGTCGGAGTACCGCGACAGCCACCTGCCCTTCTCCAGGGGCTCGGAGGTCAAG TTTATCATCAGCTTCCTGGGAGACAAGTTCAGGGTGAAGCTGCCAGACGGGCACGAGGTGGAGTTCCCTAACAGGCACAACTACGACAAGATCAGCTATCTGGGTGTGAAGGGCGGGTTCAAAGTCATCTCCTTCAAACAAGATTGA
- the LOC125628254 gene encoding uncharacterized protein LOC125628254 isoform X2: protein MKDRGHNRDPKQCRLKLKERRQAYQKTREANGRSGSEPQTCRFYDELHAILGGSATSTPAVLFDSFNGDGGNTEAGFGDEEDSSQQASGETSFPDSQELFLTLDLEPVPPEPTQGCLPDSPGGEGTSAACVSRITGSSPSQRLAKIRRRKKRTHDEMFSELMLSSHTDRAQTNAWRQTTSECRKAQNDREERWRAEESKWRPEERAEAERWRQHDERRQDSMLRLLEDQTYMLQHMVELQERQQEHRPLLQPLCNQPPSSPNSIASSPRRPRTRWGASGHPATPPQRIAQATEGWHSISFKVLNF, encoded by the exons atgaaggacagaggccataacagggacccgaagcagtgccgcttgaaactgaaggagcggaggcaagcctaccagaaaaccagagaggcaaacggccgctccgggtccgagccccagacatgccgcttctatgatgagctgcatgccattttagggggttcagccaccagtaccccagccgtgttgtttgactccttcaatggagatggaggcaacacggaagcaggttttggggacgaggaagatagttcacagcaagcaagcggagaaaccagttttcccgacagccaggaactgtttctcaccctggacctggagccagtcccccccgaacccacccaaggctgcctcccggactcgccaggtggagaagggacctctg ctgcatgtgtttcaaggatcacaggatcttctccttcccagaggctagcgaagattagaaggcgaaaaaaacgcactcacgatgaaatgttctctgagctcatgctgtcctcccacactgacagagcacagacgaatgcgtggaggcagacaacgtcagagtgcaggaaagcacaaaatgaccgggaggagaggtggcgggctgaagagagtaagtggcggcctgaagagagggctgaagctgaaaggtggcggcagcatgatgagaggaggcaggattcaatgctgaggctgctggaggatcaaacctacatgctccagcatatggttgagctgcaggaaaggcagcaggagcacagaccgctgcttcagcccctgtgtaaccaaccaccctcctccccaaattccatagcctcctcacccagacgcccaagaacgcggtggggggcctccggccatccagccactccaccccagaggattgcccaagcaacagaaggctggcattcaataagttttaaagttttaaacttttaa